The following nucleotide sequence is from Acinetobacter equi.
CTTTTTGGTTATTTTGTTCTGCTATTTGAATGGTTTTCATCACAACAAGTAAGTCTTCTTTAGACATTGCCCATGTGTTTACAGGAATATGTACGAGCTCAATATTAGTATCATGGAGTATTTTTTTATCTTTATTTGATGTTCTTAAGTTGATGACAATATCAATATTTTGTTGTTCTAATAACGGAATAATTTGATTGGATGGCTGCTCACTACGGAAAATATTTGGACTGACTTGATAAAAATTATGTTCTTTAGAAATAATATTCCCCCAATTTTCAGGACGAACAGGTACTGTATTCGCAGTGGTGCAAATGGAGAGAAAAAATAAGGGATGAATAAGTAAAGTTGTAATAAGTAATTTTTTAGGCATAAGAAAATTAAAAAAAGAATTATAAGAGGTCGGGATAACCTTAAATTATACTGAGTAAACAAGAAAGTATAGATAATAAGCTATCTTTGCTTTATTCATCATAAATAGGGGGATGATAAATATACTTAATTATGATTTTTATACTAAGTAAAAAAAGAATGTGATGTTATTGATTCGTATATATATTTTATAAGTGTGGTAATGCTGTTTTATTAGAAGATAATAAGGGGAATAGATCTTTTATCCCGCAAAAGTCACATTTTTTTCTATAAAACTGGGTTGAAATTTGATACATTATCGTACTTATGTTTAGTGTTAGATTAAAAAATAAAGAGTTTTTTAATGGTGTTTTTTAGAAAGCACTTGTACTTCATATTTCTGACACCATAATAATGATTGACAAAAAACTTATTCAATTGACAAGCAAGATTTAGAGAGTCTATTCATGTTGGCAAGTCTGATCGGAGGAATCTTCGGTACTAAAAATGAGCGTGAACTTAAACGCATGCGTAAAATCGTTGAAAAGATTAATGCGCTCGAGCCGACGATATCAGCCTTAAATGATGCAGACCTGTCTGCAAAAACTGAAGAATTCAAACAGCGTCATAAAAATGGCGAAAGCTTAGATAAATTAATGCCAGAGGCATTTGCTGTTTGTCGAGAAGCTGCAAAGCGTATCATGGGTATGCGTCATTATGATGTACAGCTCATTGGTGGTATTACACTTCATGAAGGTAAAATCGCAGAAATGCGTACTGGTGAAGGTAAAACGCTCATGGGTACTCTTGCATGTTATTTGAATGCGATTAGTGGTGAGGGTGTTCATGTTATTACCGTGAACGATTATTTAGCACAGCGTGATGCTGAGTTGAACCGTCCATTATTTGAATTTTTAGGATTAAGCATTGGTATTATTTATTCAATGCAAGATCCAATGGAAAAATCAGAAGCATATAAAGCAGATATTACATATGGTACAAATAACGAATTTGGTTTCGATTATTTACGTGACAATATGGTGTTCTCTTTAGCAGAGAAAAAGCAACGTGGCTTGACTTATGCCATCATTGATG
It contains:
- a CDS encoding dual specificity protein phosphatase family protein; the protein is MPKKLLITTLLIHPLFFLSICTTANTVPVRPENWGNIISKEHNFYQVSPNIFRSEQPSNQIIPLLEQQNIDIVINLRTSNKDKKILHDTNIELVHIPVNTWAMSKEDLLVVMKTIQIAEQNNQKVLIHCYHGSDRTGTSVAMYRIIFEDWSIEEALNEMKNGDYGFHSIWRNLEKLFTPKNIKWIQQELSNPL